A single genomic interval of Mycteria americana isolate JAX WOST 10 ecotype Jacksonville Zoo and Gardens chromosome 20, USCA_MyAme_1.0, whole genome shotgun sequence harbors:
- the LEMD2 gene encoding LEM domain-containing protein 2: protein MAELTDAELRKQLIALGYRPGPITATTRKVYVKKLGCLRAEVAAAGRRGRGATPSPARTPARPQQASPSRQRFGFHPPVGAARDSEEEEEEDEEEEEGGQPPASRWGTSGEGGGLSLGGSRGSPPRWGGGLGDMAEGGLSRDSFGGLSPSAQWGASVERSGGAGAGLGASQGGRGGLSSPSQWYTSVERSGGLGAGLGASQDGLGGLNSSSQWDTSIERSGGLGAGLGASLDGLGGLNPPSQWGASSERSGGLGVGSKPSLDRSEGLSLTSQWDTSAERSRGLSTGLGASLDGFRGPGSTSQWSTFSERSEELSAGSEPSLDGFRGSDSSLQWGTSTERGGGLSTGLRPSLDRFPGSNSISQWSSSAERSGGLGVRAGLGTSLGGVGGLSSTSPWGTSTGRSGGLTSKPLSSDESGDLKSRSHWGTSGGGIGGQSSRAQWETAGERKGLSSNSSWRRESEVTPSTHWGTSVGPGGLSHQFGKGKEDFASSVRKEADRELNPGSRGGGLIRRFPWRATSNAGLASGSRWEASGAGQGITSRTHLLRSAPKQQTEGKGKGLEYYLSQFLCLASFVLLMIFLGILVVKMIGSGWLDKREENFKLLPVDCDKRTDDFCQAKQKDIILNILHELYNYLSLQAGNFECGNPENLKSKCVWVSEAKDHVLNVTGSSPQKFEAALHWILNSNKDLGIWLKGRDLSEPVTKVEEVFCLESAHPQMGLACRFRRAVVTAIMNLFLFFWSLITLWGILIFLRYRWRKMEEEEQAMYEMVKKIIAVVQDHYKEWERNLERYPYVGIFHVRDSLIPPQSRKKMKRVWERAVDFLASNESRIQTESHRVAGEDMLVWRWTQPSYVSDSEH from the exons ATGGCGGAGCTGACAGACGCGGAGCTCCGGAAGCAGCTGATAGCGCTCGGCTACCGGCCGGGGCCCATCACCGCCACCACCCGCAAGGTCTACGTCAAGAAGCTGGGCTGCCTGCGGGCCGaggtggcggcggccgggcgcaggGGCCGCGGCGCAACGCCGAGCCCGGCCCGCACCCCCGCCAGGCCGCAGCAGGCCTCGCCTTCGCGGCAACGCTTCGGCTTCCACCCACCCGTCGGGGCCGCCCGCgacagtgaggaggaggaggaggaggatgaagaagaggaggaaggggggcaaCCGCCCGCGTCCCGCTGGGGGACGTCTGGGGAGGGTGGCGGGCTGTCCTTGGGGGgctcccgggggtcccccccGCGCTGGGGCGGAGGGCTCGGCGACATGGCTGAGGGAGGCCTGTCCCGGGACAGCTttggggggctgagcccctcggCGCAGTGGGGGGCATCTGTAGAGAGAagtgggggggccggggctgggctgggggcgtCCCAGGGTGGGCGTGGGGGGCTGAGCTCCCCCTCCCAGTGGTACACGTCTGTGGAGAGAAGTGGGGGGCttggggccgggctgggggcgtCCCAGGATGGGCTTGGGGGGCTGAACTCCTCCTCCCAGTGGGACACATCTATAGAGAGAAGTGGGGGGcttggagctgggctgggagcatcGCTGGATGGGCTTGGGGGGCTGaaccccccctcccagtgggGTGCATCCTCAGAGAGAAGTGGGGGGCTTGGGGTTGGGTCGAAGCCTTCCCTGGATAGGTCTGAGGGGCTGAGCCTCACGTCCCAATGGGACAcatctgcagagagaagcaggggGCTCAGCACTGGGCTGGGGGCGTCCCTGGATGGGTTTCGGGGGCCAGGCTCCACATCCCAATGGAGCACATTTTCAGAGAGAAGTGAGGAGCTCAGCGCTGGGTCAGAGCCATCCCTGGATGGGTTTCGGGGCTCAGACTCCTCACTGCAGTGGGGCACATCAACAGAGAGAGGTGGGGGGCTCAGCACTGGGTTGAGGCCGTCCCTGGACAGGTTTCCGGGATCAAATTCCATATCCCAGTGGAGCTCATCCGCAGAGAGAAGTGGGGGGCTCGGCGTCAGGGCTGGACTGGGGACGTCCctgggtggggttggggggctgaGCTCCACGTCTCCCTGGGGTACCTCCACAGGCAGGAGTGGGGGGCTCACCTCCAAACCCCTTTCCAGTGATGAGAGTGGGGATCTGAAGTCCAGGAGCCATTGGGGCACGTCAGGAGGAGGAATTGGAGGGCAGAGCTCCCGAGCTCAGTGGGAGAcagcaggggaaaggaaggggcTCTCCTCTAACAGCTCATGGAGGCGGGAGAGCGAggtgacacccagcacccactgggGCACCTCGGTGGGACCTGGGGGGTTGAGTCACCAGtttgggaaagggaaagaggactTTGCTTCCAGTGTTCGGAAGGAGGCAGACAGGGAGCTGAAccccggcagccggggaggggggttGATCCGGCGGTTCCCATGGAGGGCTACGAGCAATGCAGGGCTGGCCTCGGGGAGCCGGTGGGAAGCAtcgggagcagggcagggaataACCTCCCGCACTCACTTGTTGCGGTCAGCCCCCAAGCAGCAGACGGAAGGAAAGGGCAAAGGCCTCGAATACTACCTCTCCCAGTTCCTTTGCCTCGCCAGCTTTGTGCTACTGATGATTTTTCTGGGCATCCTCGTGGTGAAGATGATTGGGTCAGGCTGGCTTGACAAGAGAGAGGAGAACT TTAAGCTCTTGCCTGTGGATTGTGACAAAAGAACGGATGAT TTCTGTCAAGCTAAACAGAAGGACATAATACTGAACATACTACACGAGTTGTATAACTACTTGTCCCTCCAAGCTG GTAATTTTGAATGCGGAAACCCTGAGAATCTAAAAAGCAAATGCGTTTGGGTCAGTGAAGCGAAGGATCATGTGCTG AATGTAACTGGTAGTTCCCCACAGAAGTTTGAAGCTGCCTTGCACTGGATACTAAACAGTAACAAGGATTTAGGAATATG GTTGAAAGGCAGAGACCTTTCGGAACCAGTTACCAAAGTGGAGGAAGTGTTCTGTCTGGAATCGGCCCATCCTCAGATGGGGCTTGCCTGCCGTTTCCGTCGGGCAGTGGTCACTGCCATTATGaaccttttcctgtttttctgga GTCTGATAACTCTTTGGGGTATCCTGATCTTCCTTAGATATCGCTGGCggaagatggaggaagaggaacaaGCCATGTATGAAATGGTGAAGAAGATCATAG CTGTTGTCCAGGACCACTATAAGGAATGGGAACGGAATTTGGAACGTTACCCCTACGTTGGCATTTTCCACGTTCGGGACAGCCTCATCCCTCCCCAGAGCAG aaaaaaaatgaagcggGTCTGGGAGAGAGCTGTGGACTTTCTGGCTTCAAATGAGTCACGGATTCAGACAGAGTCACACAGAGTAGCAGGAGAAGATATGCTTGTGTGGAGATGGACTCAGCCTTCTTACGTCTCAGATTCAGAACACTGA